One region of Oryza sativa Japonica Group chromosome 10, ASM3414082v1 genomic DNA includes:
- the LOC4348791 gene encoding NADPH-dependent aldehyde reductase-like protein, chloroplastic — translation MAAPAASALPLDGRVALVTGGSRGIGREVCAHLASLGARVVVNYASNSANADAFAADLNSRGAAALPRAVAVRADVSDPAAVRALFDRTEEAFGTPPHIVVACAGLLESKYPSLADTAVEDFDAMLAVNVRGTFLVCREAANRFPAGAGGRVVTFSSSILGTLLPGYAAYTATNGAVEAMTRIMAKEVAAKGVTANVVAPGPVRTELFMAGKDEAFVKKVEERSMGRIAETTDVAPVVAFLVSDAAAWVNGQVIRVNGGFA, via the coding sequence ATGGCGGCGCCAGCAGCCAGCGCGCTCCCGCTCGACGGCCGCGTCGCGCTCGTCACCGGCGGCTCCCGCGGCATCGGCCGCGAGGTGTGCGCCCACCTCGCCTCCCTCGGCGCCCGCGTCGTCGTCAACTACGCCTCCAACTCCGCCAACGCCGacgccttcgccgccgacctcaactcccgcggcgccgccgccctcccgcgCGCCGTGGCGGTGCGCGCCGACGTGTCCGacccggcggcggtgcgcgcgcTGTTCGACCGCACGGAGGAGGCGTTCGGCACGCCGCCGCACATCGTCGTCGCCTGCGCGGGCCTCCTGGAGTCCAAGTACCCGTCGCTGGCCGACACCGCCGTGGAGGACTTCGACGCCATGCTCGCCGTCAACGTGCGCGGCACGTTCCTGGTGTGCCGCGAGGCGGCGAACCGCTTcccggcgggggcggggggccGCGTCGTGACGTTCTCGTCGTCCATCCTCGGCACGCTCCTCCCCGGGTACGCGGCGTACACGGCGACGAACGGCGCGGTGGAGGCGATGACGAGGATCATGGcgaaggaggtggcggcgaagggGGTGACGGCGAACGTGGTGGCGCCGGGGCCGGTGAGGACGGAGCTGTTCATGGCGGGGAAGGACGAGGCGTTCGTGAAGAAGGTGGAGGAGAGGTCGATGGGGCGGATCGCCGAGACGACGGACGTCGCGCCGGTGGTGGCCTTCCTCGTCAGCGACGCCGCGGCGTGGGTGAACGGCCAGGTCATCCGGGTCAATGGCGGCTTCGCGTGA
- the LOC4348792 gene encoding plant intracellular Ras-group-related LRR protein 8, translating into MESSPPPPPPTITVQVKFGGRTIPVEVPAAATAADLKRLLQPLTNVLPRGQRLICKGKVLADAASLSSMQVVNGSKVMLMASQGLHQGDGPITKNSSVPAPSTRRASNVKEAQIQKSDTNVSKIRPERWKATGIIALSDSSLKAVPEEVWGCGSSIRVLDVSNNCIEAIPQEIAALRSLQKLILTANDIADGNISWEGLTCVQTLTVLSLSQNRLVTLPSSLGSITHLRELRIANNRLENLPVEIGLLKHLEILIANNNRITSLPSSIGGCESLNEVDLSSNLLAELPEAFGNLQHLKALSVRNNGLTSLPSAFFIKCSQLITLDLHGTEITNDVLRQVDGWEEFDERRRKKHQKQLDFRVGSSVVFDEGADDDYRRL; encoded by the exons ATggagagctcgccgccgccgccgccgccgaccatcaCCGTCCAGGTCAAGTTCGGCGGCCGCACGATCCCGGTGGAggtcccggccgccgccaccgccgccgacctgAAGCGCCTCCTCCAGCCGCTCACCAACGTCCTCCCCCGCGGCCAGAGGCTCATCTGCAAAG GGAAAGTTCTGGCGGATGCCGCCAGCCTGAGCTCGATGCAGGTGGTGAACGGATCCAAGGTCATGCTCATGGCCTCGCAGGGGCTCCATCAGGGG GACGGTCCCATCACTAAGAATAGTAGTGTTCCAGCACCAAGCACGAGAAGAGCCTCAAATGTGAAGGAAGCTCAAATACAAAAGTCGGATACAAATGTCAGTAAAATCCGACCTGAACGTTGGAAAGCAACTGGTATTATTGCATTGTCTGATTCCAGCTTGAAG GCAGTGCCTGAAGAAGTATGGGGCTGTGGTTCTTCTATTAGAGTACTGGATGTCAGTAACAACTGTATTGAAGCAATTCCACAAGAAATTGCTGCTCTGAGATCTTTACAG AAATTGATCCTGACTGCTAATGATATAGCTGATGGGAACATTTCCTGGGAAGGCCTaacatgtgttcaaacattaACAGTTTTATCTCTAAGCCAAAATCG GCTGGTCACTTTACCTTCAAGTTTGGGCTCAATAACTCATTTACGTGAACTTCGTATTGCAAATAACAGGCTTGAGAACTTACCTGTTGAAATAGGGTTACTGAAGCATCTTGAGATTCTGATAGCAAATAATAATAG GATAACTTCATTGCCTTCATCTATAGGTGGTTGTGAATCTCTCAATGAG GTTGATTTGTCATCAAATCTTTTGGCTGAACTGCCAGAGGCTTTTGGAAACCTTCAACATCTCAAG GCTTTGAGTGTACGGAACAATGGTCTTACATCCCTACCTTCAGCTTTCTTCATAAAATGCTCGCAGCTCATTACACTTGATCTCCATGGCACTGAAATCACAAACGACGTTCTTCGGCAG GTGGACGGTTGGGAGGAGTTTGACGAACGTCGAAGGAAGAAGCATCAAAAGCAGCTCGATTTCCGGGTGGGATCATCAGTTGTGTTCGATGAAGGTGCGGATGACGATTACAGGCGTTTATAA